The nucleotide sequence CAGGCTTTGCCCCCCCTTCTCGTCTTCCACCGACGCTGACGTAGAATGCCCTCGCCTTGAAAGCAGCAGCCTGGGCTAGTGACGAAACTCTAGCAGGATCAACCAACGCACCCGAGATAGAATAGTCGAGATCCGCCAGTGTTTGCCCAGTTGATACGCCGCGCTGCCTAATGGATTTCAGAAGGGAGTGGGCTTCATGCAGTTTATTTATACCAAGCGAAGTTTTGATTCGGCCTAAATCATTGACGATTTCGTGCATCATCTGCCTTGCGGTTTCTCGCATACCCGCGTTTTCGCCTGCCAATCTGCTCTGCTTAGCGACAAATACAGCTGTATTAAGCAATGAGCTTAGGCGGTCTGCGACATTGTAGCAGCGACGAATCACAAAATCATCGATCGGTGCTTCCGGGTCGATCACCACCGTCAATCCTGAATTGCCCAGTTGCTCGCCAAGAATCTCTCGCTTAACGGCCCATAGCGGCCTCGGCATCACCAATAGGATGTTCCCCAAGGGCAGCAGGGCGGCAACGTCGTTGAGGTATTCTTTATCATTTCCTACGGACGCTGCTACAATATCGATCTGGAGCGCTTCCTCCGCGTCCTGTACCTTCCCTTTTGGAAGTCCCGAGCAAGTGATACTGACATCACGCTTGGCCCGCTTTGCACTGGCGGTTTTTTTCAGGACAGCCGTCCAATTGGATTCTTGCTCGAGAATATCGACTGATTTCCATTCGCCGTCGCCATCAAGTGTTGGTTCGGCAATTTCATCTAGCATTCGCCCTTCATCAGAGGCCGTTGCAGTGGAGATGCCCACCTCTACGAGGAAAAGATTTTGATCCTCACTTAGCTTTCTTTGGGCGGGTTTTTTTGAACTGAAGGTTAACGCGGCCGAGCTCTTGCCACTATAGTGGTTGGCTACTTTTTGATAAAATGACTCCCCGCGATTTCGAGCGGATAAAGTCACGTAACCGAACCTTTTGATCATCCGCAAATGGTCAGTACCCTGACCACAGTTCACTAATGCCGGACTGCGGATGTCTAGGCCGTGGGCTTTGGGTGAAATGGCGGCATATAGAACTAAACGGATTGTCGGAGGCAGGTACCCCTCACGAAGACAGCGGATCAGGAACGCGTTCGCGATACCTGGCGCTCTGGCGGCGATATCCTCAATGCCCCTGATGTCGGCCGGTAACTCCAGCGGTTGGTGATAAACCCAAAGGTCGTCCTTTATGGTCGCCGACATTACTAAATGCCTACCGCCGACCCGGATTCATGGCGAGCTTACTGTTCATGAGACGCCATTGGGAGCCAACGCAGGAGCCGGCGCTCAGCCACCGTGACAAGTTGGTTCAATGTGATACCAACGGAACCGGTAACTAAGATGGCCGCATAGGTTTCCGGTATCCGGTACGCTGATTGAAAGTCGTAGATCTTACGCCCGAGGCCATTTTCACTGATGCCGATAAACATCTCGCCAGCTATGCTGAGTGCCAACCCGTAGCCTGCTGCTATCCTGATGCCGGCAAGGATATGAGGGAGTGCCTCCCAAAACAGAACTTGGGTGCCGGTTGCCCATGCTCCCAGGCCAAGAATCTTAGCCTGCTGCAAGCGTCGGCGGTTGGCTAATCGGGCGCCACTGATCGTATTGATCAGGATAACCAACAACGCAGGGTATGCCGCCATCGCCACGAGAGATCCTTGCCCGACGCCTACCAATATCAAAAAGAGCGGGAATAATGCTGTGGGGGGAACCGAACGCATCGCGTGAAGCGGCCCTTCGATCGCCGCATATATGCGCTCATGATAGCCAAGCCATAGTCCGAACGGGATCCCGAAAGCGGTCGCAATGACC is from Lacunisphaera limnophila and encodes:
- a CDS encoding ABC transporter permease is translated as MATFACILIIWFGLTAGKFVDPIILPTPLSVAGALVELLTPSGLLIDLVATLLRLLMALVIATAFGIPFGLWLGYHERIYAAIEGPLHAMRSVPPTALFPLFLILVGVGQGSLVAMAAYPALLVILINTISGARLANRRRLQQAKILGLGAWATGTQVLFWEALPHILAGIRIAAGYGLALSIAGEMFIGISENGLGRKIYDFQSAYRIPETYAAILVTGSVGITLNQLVTVAERRLLRWLPMASHEQ